In Mercurialis annua linkage group LG5, ddMerAnnu1.2, whole genome shotgun sequence, a single genomic region encodes these proteins:
- the LOC126682313 gene encoding eukaryotic initiation factor 4A-3, producing the protein MATTSVVPAGRSARRAAAEDDKLMFETTEGIEPIASFDEMGIKNDLLRGIYEYGFEKPSAIQQRAVMPMIKGRDVIAQAQSGTGKTSMIALTVCQTVDTASREVQALILSPTRELASQTEKVILAIGSYINIQVHACIGGKSVGDDIRKLEHGVHVVSGTPGRVCDMIKRRTLRTRAIRLLVLDESDEMLSRGFKDQIYDVYRYLPPELQVVLISATLPNEILEMTGKFMTDPVKILVKRDELTLEGIKQFFVAVEKEDWKFDTLCDLYDTLTITQAVIFCNTKRKVDWLTEKMRSSNFTVSSMHGDMPQKERDAIMKEFKNGDTRVLITTDVWARGLDVQQVSLVINYDLPNNRELYIHRIGRSGRFGRKGVAINFVKSDDIKILRDIEQYYSTQIDEMPMNVADLI; encoded by the exons atGGCGACAACGAGCGTGGTACCAGCGGGAAGAAGCGCAAGGAGAGCTGCGGCGGAGGATGATAAGTTGATGTTCGAGACGACGGAGGGAATCGAGCCCATCGCCAGCTTCGACGAGATGGGCATTAAGAACGATCTGCTCCGTGGAATTTACGAGTACGGTTTCGAAAAGCCCTCAGCCATACAGCAGAGAGCTGTTATGCCGATGATAAAAGGCCGAGATGTGATAGCACAGGCTCAGTCCGGTACCGGAAAGACTTCTATGATTGCTCTCACTGTTTGTCAAACAGTTGATACCGCTAGTAGAGA GGTGCAGGCATTGATATTGTCACCAACAAGAGAACTGGCTTCGCAGACTGAGAAGGTGATATTGGCAATTGGTAGTTACATTAATATACAAGTACATGCTTGCATTGGAGGCAAAAGTGTTGGTGATGATATCCGAAAACTAGAGCATGGTGTTCATGTTGTGTCGGGAACGCCTGGAAGAGTCTGTGATATGATTAAGAGAAGAACATTACGCACCAGGGCCATTAGGTTACTTGTTCTT GATGAGTCCGATGAGATGCTTAGCAGAGGTTTCAAGGATCAAATCTATGATGTGTATAGATATCTTCCTCCCGAACTCCAG GTTGTCTTGATTTCTGCTACCCTTCCTAATGAAATTTTGGAGATGACAGGCAAATTCATGACAGATCCTGTAAAGATTCTTGTGAAACGTGATGAATTGACATTGGAG GGCATCAAGCAATTTTTTGTAGCAGTTGAAAAGGAAGACTGGAAATTTGATACTCTGTGCGACCTTTATGACACTCTTACCATCACCCAAGCAGTTATATTCTGCAACACAAAGCGAAAG GTTGATTGGCTAACTGAGAAGATGCGTAGTAGTAATTTTACAGTCTCATCAATGCACGGAGACATGCCACAGAAGGAGAGAGATGCAATTATGAAAGAGTTCAAGAATGGCGATACCAGAGTCCTGATCACTACCGATGTTTGGGCCCGCGGGCTTGATGTTCAACAG GTTTCTTTGGTAATTAATTATGATCTTCCAAACAATCGAGAGCTTTACATCCACAGGATTGGTCGTTCAGGTCGTTTTGGACGCAAg GGTGTTGCgataaattttgtcaaaagtGACGATATCAAGATTTTAAGAGATATAGAGCAATACTATAGTACCCAGATCGATGAAATGCCGATGAATGTTGCTGATCTGATCTAA